The genomic region TAAATTACTTCTTAAGGCCATACGAAAAAACTGCCGACAATGAAGAATGCCCCCCATTTAGCACAGATATTGATTAGTAACCTATGAATTGAACAAAATCCTTTTGAGTATTGAAAGACTTAAAAGGAGCAAATCCGAGGGAGATAAATGAAAGTCAATGAAAACTGTGTTGGATGCGGCCAGTGCACTGCATTTTGTAAAAAAGATGCCATCATTGTTAAAAGCAAGGCACGCATCACAGACAAATGCGTGGAGTGCGGGATATGTGCGGCATACTGCCCCATGAAAGCTATAGAGGTCGGTGAATGAAAGCAATAGTCATCGGTTCCGGACTTGGCGGCCTGCTAAGCGCGGCAAAATTATCGGGATCCGGATATGAAGTAGAGGTATTCGAACGTCTCCCCATTACAGGCGGAAGATTCACAAATATCGATATCAAAGGATACCAGCTTTCCACAGGCGCCCTGCACATGATACCACATGGACCCAAAGGACCGTTGGCGCAACTCCTCAGGGAAGTCAACGCAGATGTCACCATCGAGCGCGAAGATGGAATGGCTTTCATGCGTATTTTCGAGGATATCGGGAACAACATCTATGAAGATGTACCTTTCGCGAAGTTCGGTAAAGTTTTCTCCCTATGGAACAGGATCAAACTTGCATTCCTCATGTTCACTACCAGAAAGAATCCGCCTAAGGACCGATCCTTTGCAGAATGGCTTTCCAGGCATCTTGATGCCCCTCTTGCATACCAGATGGCAGATGCCTTCTGTGGCTGGGCCCTTAGCCTGAAAGCCGAAGACGTCCCTGCAGAAGAAGTGTTCGAGATCTTCGAGAACCTCTACCGCTATGGTGGTCCCGGAGTGCCCATTGGCGGCTGCAAAGCTGTCACTGATGCCCTGGCAGACGTTGTCAGGAACAATGGTGGGACAATCCATACTGAAAAAGAGGTAACGGAAATAATTACAGAGGATGGAAAGGCCACTGGTGTCATTATAGATGGAAAACAACATCCTGCAGACCTCGTTATCAGCAACATCGGACATCATTATACAAACGACCTTTGTAAAGGAGTGGAGACCGACCCAGAGTACCAAAAATACCTTGACCGGGTAAAAGCTATCAAGCCATCAGCAGGAGCCAAGATCTGCCTTGCCGCAAGTGAACCACTGATCGGTCACGGAGGCGTACTCTTCACACCCTCGGCCAGACGCGTGAACGGTATCAACGAGGTTACCAACATCGACCCCAAACTTGCACCGCAGGGCAAGCATCTTGTAATGGCCCACCAGACAACGAAATGGGACAGGATACCTTACCTTGATGACGAGATCGATCTTGGTATAAAGGACCTTGAAGAGATCTTTGCAGGCAAGGATTACGAAATAATTCTAACACAATCCCATTATAACGGCTGGCCTGTCAACAGATCATCATCAGGATCTGACATCGGCAACACAACGCCTATCGCAGGCCTGTATGTAGTAGGCGATGGTGCAAAAGGCAAGGGCGGCATCGAAGTTGAAGGCATAGCCCTTGGTGTTAAGAACACAATGAACCTTATTCTGGAAAATTGAAAAACTGAGATATCTTTTTTGGTGGCGGACAATAGTTCGCCATCATAAACTGAATTTCCCGGAAGAAGCCTGCTTACCATTTGATCTTCATTAAATCTTTTTCAATTAACTGAAAGTGAAATTGTGTTGCTGCCTTGCCTCACTTTGCCCCACCAGGTCCGTTCTGAAGCACAAATGTACCTTCGATTAAACTTATGTACTAATTCCTTCATTCATTGACCAATTATGCCCGAATTTGTGACATTCTCACGCAATGTTTTCATTCCTGTTACGAACATTTGCAGGAACCGTTGCGGATATTGCACTTTCAGGCGGGATCCTGACCATCCTGAAGCCCGCCTTATGAGCGCAGAGGAGATAATACCGATCCTGAAAAACGGAAAAGAAGCAGGATGTACTGAAGCACTTTTTGTATTTGGAGAATATGCTGAAGAGGTTCCCGAATACAAAAAGGAGCTAAAAGAGATGGGATATGACAGCACCATCGAATACGTCACTGAACTTTGTGAACTTGCCATCGAAAAAGGGCTGCTGCCACACACCAATGCAGGAATCCTCAGCCGACATGAACTTGAGATGCTAAAGCCACTCAATATTAGTATGGGCCTCATGCTGGAAACAACTGCTGAACTGAAAGCTCACAGTGAGTCTCCCGGAAAGGCTCCTTCAAAACGTATCGAGATGATACGTACTGCCGGCGAACTGCAAATACCTTTCACAACAGGCATACTGGTAGGCATCGGTGAGAGCAATGAGGACAGGAAGAACTCACTGGAAGCTATTGCAGACATCCACAGGGAATTCGGACATATCCAGGAAGTGATCATCCAGAACTTCATGCCCAAGCCGGACACACCAATGGCCGACCAGGTTCCACCCACAAAGGAAGAGATGGTACGTACAGTGTCCCTTGCAAGAGATATCCTGCCTGATGATGTCGCTGTTCAGGTCGCACCAAACCTGATCGAACCCCGCATACTCATCGAGAACGGAGCATCCGACCTTGGAGGCATATCCCCCACGACCATCGACTGGATCAACCCGGAAGCTGAATGGCCAGGTGTTGTGGAACTTCAGGAGATGACAGGAGAAATTCCACTTATAGAAAGGTTGCCGATATACCCACAGTATATTAAGAAAGGATGGTACAGTAACAAACTTTCCGGCCTTATAACAGAACTTACCGATAAAAACGGATTCAAGAGGAAAAGTAATGATCCCTGAAGATATCGTGGAAAGAGCATACAATGGCACTGCTACCAAAGAGGATGCTCTTGCCTTACTGGAAGTGAAACCCTTTGAACTATATGCGCTGGCAGATGACCTGCGAAAGGAAGCTGTCGGGGACAATGTCACATATGTTGTCAACCGGAACATCAATTTCACGGATCGGTGTATCGGCACCTGCGGGTTCTGTGCATTCAAGGATAAAAAAGGATACCTGCTCTCACAGGAGCAGATAAGGGAGAAGATCGATGAAGCCGTAGATTCAGGTGCCACTGAGCTATGTATCCAGGGAGGACTGATGGAAGATGTGAAGCTTGATCTTTATCTGGACATCCTCAGATCCGTCAAAGAAGATCACCCCCACATTCACACACATTGCTTCTCACCAATGGAAGTTTATCACGCTGCCACTTCCAGCGGCCTGACAATTGAAGAGACACTTGCTGAGCTCAAAAAGAACGGATTGAACACCATGCCGGGCACCGCTGCGGAGATACTTGTCGACCGGGTACGTGAGATCATCTGCCCCGGGAAGATCACAAGGCAGCAGTGGATAGATATTGTAACATCTGCCCATAAGGCAGGAATACCGACGACTGCCACAATGATGTACGGACACGTGGAAACGTGGGAAGAACGCATCGACCACATACTAACGATCAGGGACATACAGAAAAAGACCGGCGGATTCACGGAATTTGTTCCGCTTCCATTCATGCCTTACAATAATGCTATTGGGGACCAGATGCTTAAAGAAGGCAAGTTCATGACAACAGGTACTGAAGACCTGAAGGTCTATTCGCTTGCACGTATCTTACTGAACACACATGTAAAGAACATACAGGTCAGCTGGGTAAAGCTCGGCAAGAAGCTTGCACAGGTGGCACTGTTGTGCGGAGGGAACGATCTTGGAGGCACACTGATGGAAGAAAGTATCTCAAAGTCCGCAGGAGCTTCCAACGGCGAAGTGATCACTGTAGAAGAACTTGAATGGATCATACGCGGTGCTAAAAGGATGCCGGAACAGAGAGACACACTTTACAGGAGCATATCAGAATGACCATTCCGGAAGATATCATAGAACGTGCCTACAAGGGAATAGCAACAAAGGAAGATGCACTTGAACTTCTGGATGTGAACCCTTTCGAACTTTACGCACTGGCAGATGACCTGCGCAAGGAAGCTGTAGGAGATACTGTAACATATGTTACCAACCGTAACATCTACATCACCAACATGTGCAAGGGAAGTTGCGGATTCTGCGCGTTCAGGGAAGGTGAAGGATACATCCTGACCATCGAGGAGATACTCGAACAGGTCGGTCAGGCGGAAAAGGCCGGAGCTGTTGAGATATGTATCCAGGGTGGCTACCTCCCACAGCTTGACCTTGAGTACTATAATGAGATCGTCAGGAATATACACACCAGCTACCCCAACATGACCATACACGGGTTCTCACCCATGGAGATACATTATGCATCATACCTTTCAGGAACTCCTCTTGAGGATTCTTTTTCAGAACTGAAGAAGAACGGCCTGGGAACACTTACAGGTACATCTGCAGAGATACTTTCAGACCGCGTCCGCAAGATCATCTGCGAAGACAAGATCACGACCGACCAGTGGATAGAGACCATCAAGGCCTCACACAATGTAGGACTGCGTACCAATGCAACCATAATGTACGGGCATGTGGAAACATGGGAAGAACGTTTCGACCATATACTGACAGTACGTGATATCCAGGAAGAGACCGGAGCCTTCACCGAACTGATAACAATGCCTTTCATGCCCTACAACAACCGTATCGGGGAAGAGATGCTTCGTTCAGGAAAGTTCATGACAACAGGGACCGAAGACCTGCAACTGATAGCTATTGCAAGAGTACTCCTCAACAAGCACATCGACAACCTCCAGGCATGCTGGGTAAAGCTGGGCAAGAAACTTGCACAGGTGGCATTGTCCTGTGGAGCGAACGATATGGGTGGCACACTGATGGAAGACCAGATCACGCTGGCATCCGGTGGTTCCAACGGAGAATACCTGCCACCTGAAGAACTTGAGTGGATCATCAGGAGTGCAGGCCGCAAGCCAATGCGAAGAAATGCACTATACGAGGAAATGTGATATGCGGGCAGTGATCCCATACAAGAAGGAGAATGCCAAGTCAAGGCTGTCTCCGGTACTCTCAAAAGAAGAACGCGAGGAATTTGTCGAGCTTATGCTAAGAGACGTAGTCGACTCATTGCTCTGTGCCGGGATCACAAATATTGATGTCCTTACCACCTCAAGTGAAGGAGTTCCTGAAGACCTTGAGGTCAATCTTGTTGTGACCGAACCGGGACTAAACGTATCCATCAATGAATACCTCCGGACTGTTGATGAGCCGACCATAATAATAATGGCCGACCTCCCCCTTGTGAAGAGCAGTCACCTCAAAAAGATAACATCATTCCCGGAAGACGTTGTAATAGTTCCCGGAAAAGGCGGCGGAACGAACATACTGTTCCTGAGCCAGCCAAAGGAATTTACCGTCAAGTACCATGGATGCAGCTTTTTAAGCCATTGTGACATCACAAGCGACCTTGGGAAAAGCATTCGCATCTTTGATTCATTGCTTGCAAGTACCGATATCGACGAGCCTCATGACATTGTAGAGTTGCTCATATACGGAGACGGACTTTCAAAAGAATATGCTGAAAAAAGATTTTGTACCGAAACCGGCAAAGGGCGTGTGAAGATATCTCCAAGCTCAAAGCTTTCCGGTTTCATCTGAGATCCACTGAAGATAATTTTTCTCACCGGTTATCTCCCAGGAGATTATGCATGGAAGATCGTAGCTGTGAAGAGATGAGACCTTTTCTTTTAATTCTTCAAATCTTTCACCTGTCGTTTTTACGATGAGTACGACCTCATCGTCCTCTACAAGTTCATCGTCCCACCAATATATGGAATTCATAGGATAGATGTTGGCACATGCGGCAAAGCGACCTGATACCAGTTCCCTTCCGATCATACGGGCTTCATCCATACTTCCGGCAGTAATGTAAACCATTATATGATGCATATTAAAGGATATTTGCAGAAAATATATCTAAGTATCGTCCACCATCCATGAACTGCACGTAGGGCACATGATCTTATGAAAAGGATAAACGGA from Methanococcoides sp. LMO-2 harbors:
- the cofH gene encoding 5-amino-6-(D-ribitylamino)uracil--L-tyrosine 4-hydroxyphenyl transferase CofH, with amino-acid sequence MIPEDIVERAYNGTATKEDALALLEVKPFELYALADDLRKEAVGDNVTYVVNRNINFTDRCIGTCGFCAFKDKKGYLLSQEQIREKIDEAVDSGATELCIQGGLMEDVKLDLYLDILRSVKEDHPHIHTHCFSPMEVYHAATSSGLTIEETLAELKKNGLNTMPGTAAEILVDRVREIICPGKITRQQWIDIVTSAHKAGIPTTATMMYGHVETWEERIDHILTIRDIQKKTGGFTEFVPLPFMPYNNAIGDQMLKEGKFMTTGTEDLKVYSLARILLNTHVKNIQVSWVKLGKKLAQVALLCGGNDLGGTLMEESISKSAGASNGEVITVEELEWIIRGAKRMPEQRDTLYRSISE
- the cofC gene encoding 2-phospho-L-lactate guanylyltransferase, with amino-acid sequence MRAVIPYKKENAKSRLSPVLSKEEREEFVELMLRDVVDSLLCAGITNIDVLTTSSEGVPEDLEVNLVVTEPGLNVSINEYLRTVDEPTIIIMADLPLVKSSHLKKITSFPEDVVIVPGKGGGTNILFLSQPKEFTVKYHGCSFLSHCDITSDLGKSIRIFDSLLASTDIDEPHDIVELLIYGDGLSKEYAEKRFCTETGKGRVKISPSSKLSGFI
- a CDS encoding DUF362 domain-containing protein; this encodes MKVNENCVGCGQCTAFCKKDAIIVKSKARITDKCVECGICAAYCPMKAIEVGE
- the cutA gene encoding divalent-cation tolerance protein CutA, which produces MHHIMVYITAGSMDEARMIGRELVSGRFAACANIYPMNSIYWWDDELVEDDEVVLIVKTTGERFEELKEKVSSLHSYDLPCIISWEITGEKNYLQWISDETGKL
- the cofG gene encoding 7,8-didemethyl-8-hydroxy-5-deazariboflavin synthase subunit CofG, with amino-acid sequence MPEFVTFSRNVFIPVTNICRNRCGYCTFRRDPDHPEARLMSAEEIIPILKNGKEAGCTEALFVFGEYAEEVPEYKKELKEMGYDSTIEYVTELCELAIEKGLLPHTNAGILSRHELEMLKPLNISMGLMLETTAELKAHSESPGKAPSKRIEMIRTAGELQIPFTTGILVGIGESNEDRKNSLEAIADIHREFGHIQEVIIQNFMPKPDTPMADQVPPTKEEMVRTVSLARDILPDDVAVQVAPNLIEPRILIENGASDLGGISPTTIDWINPEAEWPGVVELQEMTGEIPLIERLPIYPQYIKKGWYSNKLSGLITELTDKNGFKRKSNDP
- a CDS encoding NAD(P)/FAD-dependent oxidoreductase, with product MKAIVIGSGLGGLLSAAKLSGSGYEVEVFERLPITGGRFTNIDIKGYQLSTGALHMIPHGPKGPLAQLLREVNADVTIEREDGMAFMRIFEDIGNNIYEDVPFAKFGKVFSLWNRIKLAFLMFTTRKNPPKDRSFAEWLSRHLDAPLAYQMADAFCGWALSLKAEDVPAEEVFEIFENLYRYGGPGVPIGGCKAVTDALADVVRNNGGTIHTEKEVTEIITEDGKATGVIIDGKQHPADLVISNIGHHYTNDLCKGVETDPEYQKYLDRVKAIKPSAGAKICLAASEPLIGHGGVLFTPSARRVNGINEVTNIDPKLAPQGKHLVMAHQTTKWDRIPYLDDEIDLGIKDLEEIFAGKDYEIILTQSHYNGWPVNRSSSGSDIGNTTPIAGLYVVGDGAKGKGGIEVEGIALGVKNTMNLILEN
- the cofH gene encoding 5-amino-6-(D-ribitylamino)uracil--L-tyrosine 4-hydroxyphenyl transferase CofH, giving the protein MTIPEDIIERAYKGIATKEDALELLDVNPFELYALADDLRKEAVGDTVTYVTNRNIYITNMCKGSCGFCAFREGEGYILTIEEILEQVGQAEKAGAVEICIQGGYLPQLDLEYYNEIVRNIHTSYPNMTIHGFSPMEIHYASYLSGTPLEDSFSELKKNGLGTLTGTSAEILSDRVRKIICEDKITTDQWIETIKASHNVGLRTNATIMYGHVETWEERFDHILTVRDIQEETGAFTELITMPFMPYNNRIGEEMLRSGKFMTTGTEDLQLIAIARVLLNKHIDNLQACWVKLGKKLAQVALSCGANDMGGTLMEDQITLASGGSNGEYLPPEELEWIIRSAGRKPMRRNALYEEM